The DNA region CgttattgtaaaattaattttcaaatatgagATCATCATGATCATAGTACAATAGTAAAACCTCTAGTTACCAGGTATGTCTCCTCTTTCTACTGCAGTATATGATGTGTTTTTATGTGAAGATGTAAAATTATTGTAGTATTGAAGTTCtgctaaattttaattttcagcgtaaatgaaataaaaccaaatcTATTATCAAGATTTGATTATATAGTTATAACAATTTTGATGCTAAAATTATGTCTGAACATCAAGTTACTGGTTAggcatttcaataaaaattaaaaaatacagcAAGTTCTTTCCGACTGTTAAAATCTTCATCTTTTTTAAGGTTTAATCATTTTGCTAAACTTGAAAATTAAagtgtaaatattgatatatatctgggtgggtctatctgaagcatttgtaacctttagatataaaatgcaaaatttgtgttttaaaatgttgctatcggtcatcctgactgcaaaaataactgttgaaaaaaaataacattaatgtgttgttcatcttcaatttaaaaaaaaaccagttaccAAGGTATTTTATTTTCTGGGTGTTTTGATGTAATAATGACAAAATATCtatctaaaacatattatattcaatCAAACTTGGCAATGGTACAGAGAAACAATGGAGTAGTTTTGGCAAAATACTGATGTCATAATGTTCAACAGatcttttatttaaattcacttTTATGCATAACACAAAGAACCAGATAAGACTTAAGATATTTATTAAGATAGCCCGAAGACTATAAACCacaaatgatacaaaataatattaaaaacttTGGCGTATATGGGGCTACTCACTCAGTACAAACATATAAAACTAACGCAGTACACAAACTTAACTCTGCTTATGAACAGAGAAGCAAGGTGCGTACCAAGATAGTAGCTTGACTCTGATCTAAGAGAATAAAATAGCTAGACTCGATAAACCCTATAGAAGCAGAAATAGACTCGTTAAATCAGAGAAGCAATAGCAAGATAAGACTGTCGCATGCATCTGTGAGAAACCACTTGACTCAGAAGATTGACTCTTACTTAAAGAAGTGATTTGACTCCAGACTACAAGCGATAACTGTGAGAAACCACTTGACTCAGAAGATTGACTCTTACTTAAAGAAGTGGTTTGACTCCAGACTACAAGCGATAACTGTGAGAAACCACTTGACTCAGAAGATTGACTCTTACTTAAAGAAGTGGTTTGACTCCAGACTGCCTAGGGCATGCAATTACTTAACTAATACAAATagttaaataaatgttgaagtTATATTCTAATGAATGGCGATTGGGGTAAAAAATTCCCCTGAATTTAAAAAGCCAAAAATGAACGAATGGTTGTATGAGTGAGAACCCCAAAgccatatacaaaatataagtaTTTGTTTTGAGAAGATACAGATAATATTAAAAAGACATATTATCCTGAGCAGTTTTAATGGAAATAGGATCGATATGAATATAACGAGTATAGCAATCTGAAGACCACCGACCTAAAGATTGAATTAAATGGTCTTGAACTCCTGCAGCAGCTGCGGATGAGGCTGCGCCAATCCTGAATGGCCATTAAAATTTGAACTATCTACACCTATACGAGAAAGGATATCATTGAGATATCCAAGGAAAGTATGTCGTAACAAAGGTTTGGAGGTGAATTCCATGTTAACAAACAAGGGAGACAATGGGGAAGCACCTTGTCGCTGACGATAACTCAAATACTCAAGCATAGAATGCACAGGGTGCAAAACTTCATTATCAAAGATATTAAGTTGAGAAAAAGTAGCAGTTTACAAGCTTTAGTGTGAATGTCCACATGTCAACTATTATGTTACTCTTGTGCAACacttcagtatttttagtagattttccGCTGGTTCTAGGAAGATGTACCTTTGTACAAATTTAGCAATAGATGCAGCACATCAAACAATAGTTCACTGACACTGCACCATATACAGTACAATTTTGTCCTAGGACTCTTCAGTGTTGctagaaatcaaaatatgtaaaccCAAAAAGTTGTTggagcaaaataaaaaattaaatcgcTATCTCTTCTATGCCATGGTGTTATTCACAAAAAATGGAtattggggggtggggggggataacaaaattgaaaatcacttCTATCGGAGGGTCTCCCAATTTCAAAAtgcctccccccccccctaccatatatgttttgcagGAACAGCCCTTATAACGAACACACATATAACCAATTTATGGTTATGATGTAGTTATTTTCATTCCCGGTTAAGttttctataagatgtctgtaattAGTATATAACAAACTGTGCTTATAACAAAGTGtttctgttggtctatagaggttcgttataatggtgtattattgtatatagttatttaattattgtcttataattatttaatcagttttgaaatttttatttcagtttaAGTTCCCAATACATGAAATTCTAACAACAGAAGGATGGGGACCTGTGGCAGTTTGTAATGATGGCACTGTGGACTTTGTGGACAACATAAAGAGTTCACACAAGGGAAATTACTCTGATgctaaacaaaattttataatctCTTGTGGAATTGCAAGAACTAATGATGCCATCTGTGTTACTTGTTTATCACAAGAAAAGGTAAAATATCATGACTATCTTGACTTTAATTGATTAAGAAAATACTACTATGTTGAATTTTTATGCAGATATTGATAAACTGTctaactgatgttttttttgcCTTGGACAAATTTGAGAAATTTGAGAAGAGCTTCTGCTTAGTTTGTCTGTTTTTATTTCCCTTCAGGAATCTGAATTTATAATAACTCACCATTGGTATAGACGCGACACAAAAAAATGGACAGTGCTTGTTACTACGGAAACATGTCCAGAGAAAGTCCACTGTACGTCCTGTCATTGTCAGACGACAGGATCAACAGTCCGAATCTACTGTCTATGTGAGTGACCTGTTTAAATTATTGATTAATCAAGTGCGtcctttttatttatattttgatgaagtTGAATAAATAAACATCGTTGAGGTTCTTGACATAAATAATTTACTTCAAAAGAATTACGTCAGTGAGTAGTTATATGACCTGCTTTTATAAGGTGGATAATGTGTGGAGTCAATTCACTTAGTGCAGTTATCAGATAGTTCAAAAACTACATGTAACGTCATTCAGAAGTGCCTATGGAACCATGAACCATTTAAGTTACCCTTTTAATTTTTAGATTATATAAAAGATATCTTCATGTAAAATATCTGATTACCAAGTTTTTCCATGAGTAAGATTTCTGTATTTTAGTATCCAATGGTGGTATGATGCTGTTGGATCTGTCCCATCAGCAGGCTGACCCTGTGAGGCGGAGAATACAGACGATACCAGGACTGGTCAGCTCAGCATCCTTCACAGTACTGGACACACACCACGTAGCTGTGGCGGGTACTGTACAGAATCGTAAAGGTATGAGCTGTAAAAATCCTGATTCACACTCACCTCTTATCTCTGTCCATGACATTGATATCTCTGTTAAATGTCTTATATATCTCTACAAGATATTTGTGTTTACaataaaaggtcaaggtcaataataTCCCAATCTCAAATGTCTCTGTCAATGGCTAAAGACAGCTCTGTGTAGGATAAAAGATACGCCCATATCTCTTTCCAAGGTGCAAGATGATTGTCAAGAATAATTTGACTGTAAATGATCTATGTTTGGTCCTGCccatgataaaaaaaaacagccTACATACTTatcaaaggtcaaaatataaCTATATTCAGCATTTTAGACAACAGAGTATGGAAGACAAACATGAACTTGTATAATGTATTTGATACAAAGTAAGATACTATGTACTACATATTTTACAGAAGGAATAGGCATCTACGATCTTCAGTTTGGTACGTTGAAAGTCTGGAAACCTTACCCTGGAGATGTTCAGTCTAATGTCAAGGTAATATTGAACACTGAAACCCTAATATATCAACTTAAACTGCACAATATCCCACTTACTATTAACCACAGATCATAAAAAACTTTGGTGATCTAGATCAGTATAAAACTCAAAGGATTTAACTTattatttactttaaattttatttgagTTCATGACTGAAAAACGAAAAACAGTTACGGATTCAAACCTTTGTAAACGTTGTAGATGTTCCCAGAAATAGTTATGGTAAAAATCAGACATTGTAATCACAATTGAAAATTCAGATAAATCTACAGAAATATGCAGACATGTAATCTTCATACTCAATTTAACTGTTAGCCATTGTGTCCATTTCAGATCTACAGTCACCATGGAAACGTTTTGGTGACCTGTGGAAACACTCTCTACATGATACCTTACACATGTCAAAGGTCAACAGTGTCCAGTATCCTCGGTCAACATCAGCAACTTATCACTGACGAAACCAGACATACACTTCCAAAGTGTTTCAAATGGCCAATTGAGAAAGATAACTCGGTATGTATCCATTATAACTTTGCAACTAAATCTGAGTCTCAGAAAGCATAATTTCAGCCCCTCaataaattattaatgaaaaattaagtacAGCTTGATAATTAAAAAGGCAAAACATTTTCACAAGCAATTCCTTTGGATTAATATTAAAAGTAATGTCGTGAAAAGAAATAATTCCATTAATTTAATTGATAGCAGTTGAACTTTGTTTGCTCAAACTTTAATAACttgaatacatgtacttatttaatttgaaatattttgatggtCCAGACTAAAAAAATTTCAAGTCTTTGAATAATTCGAAACATTGCTGTGGTTGCCAAGATTTAATTACCGGTATATGTTCacgtatttatttgtatttaatttattctaacatttttgctttgaataaaGAGCCAATTTGCTTTTATTTAAGTTGACTGATTAACAATAACTTTAATAGTAATTTCTCCTTCCTAGATAACTGTACAAGTGTCTAATCAGCAGAAAACAGAAGAGCTGGCCTCTTTACTGTGTGACCAAGAGAAGGTGAGTAAGCATACAAACCTATCGGGTCATCAGTGGCATAAAAGTGGTGATTAAAGTAAGGGTCAACTATCTTAAATATCTATTTTCACATACAGTCAACCCTGCTTTAGTGACCACCTGTTATGTTGTGAACTTTAGCATTCACCGGTTCTACCCTTGATAAAGTAATGTTACTTGTTGAATATGTCTAATACTAGAATTCTATGTAACAAGATGCCACAATATTTGTAATACCCCTAGTGTAACATCgcataatttacattttgttcTTTAAAAAGTGGCATATGAATGCAGTGTATGTCACATGATTGTTTTATgagtggtttgtttgtttgtttgtttgtgttttacatcCCATCAACacctaaggtcatttagggcaaaactacaagtcatgcagcAGTTTTTTTTATGAGTGGAAATACATAGGTCTGATCCAGAAATAGACGCAAAAGAATGTTCTTATAGATACAtaaatgaaagtaaacatgGTGCTATATAAGTTGTAGGTATTTCTTTGTTACCTTCGTTTTCATATACTATGTATCTCTTTTTATAAAGGTAATAGTAACACAGTAAAGTTTTCATATAccatatatttctttatataaagACTACTAATAACACAGGAAAGTTTTCATATACCAGGTAcactttagaaaaaaatattttagatacaaAAGTAGATACCCCATCTAATTTATTGTATCGCTTTCTTTCAGACcaaaacatataaaacatttgaGAGCACTTTCAAGAAGCTGATGGACTTTGTGAAGGAGTTCCCCTGTATGTGGTATATGAGTCCGCTATTTACAGACGTCCTGACGCGGTGTGTGACAGAGACCAAGTTCTGGCCTATCAATGAGATCAAGAAACTGATGAAGATCTACCAAATGCCAGTAAGGTAAGACGGCTTTGTTGTGAGAACATTTACCTGATTTAGCAGCTAAAATTACAGTAGCTGTACTGTTAACCAGcttattttcatgtttgattACATTCTTATATTTCGCTGCATTATTAgaatacacaaaaataattgtaaCTATTACTATAAGATAGTGTAGATTagagaaacaaaaataattttaaaaaatcaaattgttttGATAAAGTCTTTAATAGGCATGGAATTGCAAAATTAGTTGCAGTAAAAGTAAGTTAGTGATGAAATAAAACTGAGAATATTTTTGCTATGGCACAGCTGAAAGGTAAACATAAATTAGATGGTTATGGTTACTAATAGTAGATGAACCtatatagttaatatatatataacattatatcaataaatatgaaaaatgcaatagattttaatttgttatctCTAGTGTGATGCCAAAGTTAGTTGAAGCGTTAATACAACATGGCGAGGCCTGTCTCCTGTACACATTTCTACAGAGTGTGTCTGAGGTTCCTGAGGTGTGTCTTTGTAAGGCGCTTCAGTACTACATCACGTAAGTATTACTGAAATCACGAATACCCCCTTCTTTCCATAATAGTACTACTTTCTGTGTCGGTCAGCATTTACAGGTCTGCATAATGTTGTCCCTGAAATGCTTTTGTTCCATTACATTTCTGGAGTTTTTCAATAGAATTTCATAGTAATTTTAAGTAAAAAGGAAGGCCCTTTCCAGGTATGTCTACCTGTAATGCAGAGAAAACATCTGTTGttattatctgcccttgcaagtAGGTGTTGATTGCGACATCCAATTTCGAGAGAAAACATCATTACTTGCTGGTAAACATATGacatcaaaatcaatacctcCCCATTAGGGCAGATAACTGCAATATGTAAATACGGAATATCAGTCACTTTGATTTCGTTAGCCCTTTGCTAATTAGTTTTCAGAACTGAACTGAAATATTGTCTGGCTGGAAATCTTTGATACAGCTTGACAGTGGTAGTAGAGATGTGTGGGACAATAAATTGAGAAAATGTAATGATCGGAAACAGGAGACGAAATTTATCTGCTCTGGTTACCATTTAAAGAATCTGTATTCGTAAAGCAGATACGATCATTGAAATATGATGACGGAGAATGTAAATGAAagttatgtatacatgtatttctttgtgattttgtaatttactggtaaaatgttttcatcaacatgcatgttttattaggtcatctgacccgaagggtcaggatgacctatagtcatcatgtttcgtccgtcgtcgtgcgccgtccgccgtgcgccgtgcgccgtccgccgtgcgccgtgcgccgtccgccgtgcgttaacttttcacattttgaacttcttctcaagtttgaccagtgggattgagctgaaacttacctgaaatgatcctgagatggtcccgacaaagtgttgttatttttcgggtcgatccgaaatccaagatggccgccacagccgccatcttgaaaacacattttaaacttcttctcaagttctaccggtgcgatttggctgaaacttgcatgaaatgatcctgacatggtcccgacaaagtgttgttatttttcgggtcgatccgaaatccaagatggccgccacaggcgccatcttgaaaacacattttgaacttcttctcaagttctaccggtgcgatttggctgaaacttgcatgaaatgatcctgacatggtcccgacaaagtgttgttatttttcgggtcgatccgaaatccaagatggccgccacagccgccatcttgaaaacacattttaaacttcttctcaagttctaccggtgcgatttggctgaaacttgcatgaaatgatcctgacatggtcccgacaaagtgttgttatttttcgggtcgatccgaaatccaagatggccgccacaggcgccatcttgaaaacacattttgaacttcttctcaagttctaccggtgcgatttggctgaaacttgcatgaaatgatcctgacatggtcccgacaaagtgttgttatttttcgggtcgatccgaaatccaagatggccgccacagccgccatcttgaaaacacattttaaacttcttctcaagttctaccggtgcgatttggctgaaacttgcatgaaatgatcctgacatggtcccgacaaagtgttgttattattcgggtcgatccgaaatccaagatggccgccacaggcgccatcttgaaaacacattttgaactttctcaagttctaccagtgcgatttcgctgaaacttgcatgaaatgatcctgacatggtcccgacaaagtcttgttatttttcgggtcgatccgaaatccaagatggccgccacagccgccatcttgaaaacacattttgaacttcttctcaagttctaccagtgcgatttggctgaaacttgcatgaaatgatcctgacatggtcccgacaaagtgttgttatttttcgggtcgatctgaaatccaagatggccgccacagtctccatcttgaaaacacattttgaacttcttctcaagttctaccggtgcaatttcgctgaaacttgcatgaaatgatcctgacatggtccagacaaagtgttgttatttttcgggtcaatccgaaatccaagatggccgtcacagccgccatcttgaaaacacattttgaacttattctcaagttctaccgaagggatttggctgaaacttgcatgaaatgatcctgacatggtccagacaaagtattgttacatctctggttgatcccaaatcgaagatgacaaccatgacactatgtataattaagttcctatatttaaaggcccttgggcctcttgtttgaaataaaatttgttgaaagaaattgaaaatgatcctgacatgatcctgacaaagtgacaccatatataattaattttactattgtcaaggtagtcagatgaccgttaaggccctttgggcctcttgtattgtAAATAGGGCAGAAAATGAGGTCTTGGTGAAAGCAGCAAAGAACTTGAACATTGACAGATTATCACCAAATACTCCATCAGATGAGAAGAAACCGTTCGGAGTCCACAAATCTTACTTTGTGTATCCTTTCTTTATCAATTTGTTTCTGAAATTCGATTGTAACTCATTGAAAAATTTGGTTTACTTGTAATGACAGgaagattttgttttaaacacaGTAAACCACCTTATTTTCATGCAATTTCCAAGAGATTTT from Argopecten irradians isolate NY chromosome 5, Ai_NY, whole genome shotgun sequence includes:
- the LOC138323180 gene encoding nucleolar protein 11-like, whose amino-acid sequence is MAAFGEPLELCTCFKEDDLLSVDSDGLTGHVIITCKTNSIFVFKLDDQKALHSWSVRRGLQLTSPARWTDSGYVAVINHQNIHTWSKEDLNFDKSTKKHFKFPIHEILTTEGWGPVAVCNDGTVDFVDNIKSSHKGNYSDAKQNFIISCGIARTNDAICVTCLSQEKESEFIITHHWYRRDTKKWTVLVTTETCPEKVHCTSCHCQTTGSTVRIYCLLSNGGMMLLDLSHQQADPVRRRIQTIPGLVSSASFTVLDTHHVAVAGTVQNRKEGIGIYDLQFGTLKVWKPYPGDVQSNVKIYSHHGNVLVTCGNTLYMIPYTCQRSTVSSILGQHQQLITDETRHTLPKCFKWPIEKDNSITVQVSNQQKTEELASLLCDQEKTKTYKTFESTFKKLMDFVKEFPCMWYMSPLFTDVLTRCVTETKFWPINEIKKLMKIYQMPVSVMPKLVEALIQHGEACLLYTFLQSVSEVPEVCLCKALQYYITAENEVLVKAAKNLNIDRLSPNTPSDEKKPFGVHKSYFVNSVLREGFNDVFLVDCLKSLNFKNVLVLLEHLHQMLGDRLDEMGEEDDEIENGKEEMEKEHKQQDKKIDTKHQPTVGQIADWICVTLDAHITQLIISPDARLLLINLHTCVASQVQFYDELAGLEALLDQLKAKCSVTSKKSVGQYCIEVLHIC